The following nucleotide sequence is from Devosia salina.
GACCTCGACCGTGGTAGCGCGACGGACCATGTCGATCCTTGCCCATAGGACGTTCCTGCTGGAGTTGCGAGACGCCCGTCGGGTTGCCGAACTCGCCAGCACGAACGCCAAGCTCGAACGCCTCTCCCGCACCGACCCGCTCACCGGCCTGTCAAACAGGCGGCATACCGGCGCTGTGCTGGCCGAGCTGTTTGGCCCGGATCGTGCCGGGCGTCCGCCCGTCGCCCTGCTGATGTGCGACCTGGACTGTTTCAAGGCACTGAACGACCGTCTCGGCCATCTCGAAGGCGATCGGGCACTGGCCCAGGTCGCGCAGATCATCGCCGCATCCGTGCATCCGCAGCGCGACCACGTCTCCCGCTTCGGCGGTGAGGAGTTTCTCATCGTGCTGACGGATGTCACCGCCGACCAGGCCTGTGCGATAGCCGAAGCCATCCGCAGCAGGGTGGAAGCGGCAGGCATTGCCAATCCAGGGTCGTCCGCGGGGAAGATGACCACCGTCAGTATCGGCGTCGCGTCGGAGGCCGACCACCCCGGATGCAACGCCACCGATCTGCAGCAGGCCGCCGATGCCGCCCTTTACCTTGCCAAGAGCCAGGGGCGAAACCGGGTCGCTCGTGCCACTCCGGCGGACCGAGGCCTCAGTTTTGCCAGTTGAGTTGCGGCATGCCCACCGGGCCCGAGGTCAAATCCCGCCGAAACTGACGACAGCGACACCCGGCTCATAACCCGGCAAGAGCGGATTCCCGCTGCGGGCATAGGTCAACAGCGCAGCGGAAAGCTCACGCGCGAGCCGCACGGCGACTTCGTCCCCCTGGGCCAACGGCACGCGTTCCAGATCGCCGAACACGAAGGGCTCGTCAAATCCATGTGCCGCGCCGAGGCGTCCATTCTCGAACGTCGGCACCCAGGCAAATTCGTAGGCAAATCCACGGCCGCCAGCCGTCCGGTGCGTTTCGAGCGTGCGGATGGCCGGGTCGCGATAGATGGCGCGAGAGAGGAAGGCCTCTTCGTACCGCGTGTAAATGAGGCCCGGCAGCTCCTGTTCGAGCGCGGCCAGTTGCTGCTCGGCATCCATGGGATGGAAGCGGGCAATCGAACTCAGCAGGGCCTGTCGATCCCTGACTGTCGGCATCATACCAAAGGCGTACCACATGCGCGCTTCATCGCGCGTCCAGCCGGTGACGATCGCATGGTCGTGGAAGCGACCGGACGCCAGGCCCTCCAGTGGGTGTCGCTGCAGGCTCGCCCCATCCAGGACGATTCCGAAGGTGCGACCACCCGGTGCATTGCGCTCGCCCAGATGGGTCGCCAGCACCTGTTCCTGCACCTTGAGAATGGTCTCGACCGGCAGCATCTCCAGAGCGCCGCTGTCGCCGGGCCGCACCCCGGTCTGGTCGAGGAAGTCCCTGGTCAACGCCGCCGCCGTATCCCTGTCGATAATGCGGCTGGCCGGCCCGCTCATCAGCCAGACGCGGCGATAGAGGTCTGCCACGCCGTCCACTCCGAACAATGCGGAGATGGTGAAGGCGCCTGAGGACATGCCGACAAGGGTGACATTGTCGGGATCACCGCCGAAGGCGGCGATGTTCTCACGGACCCATCTCAGCGCCGCGATGAAATCAAGCATGCCGCGATTGGCCGCTGCATATTCAGCTCCGAAGGCATCGGCCAGATGCAGAAAGCCCAGCGCCCCAACCCGCATATTGGGCCGCACCAGCACCACATCGCCGCGCCGCGCAAAGCCCGGCTCATCGAGCCAGCCACCCTGGGCCGCGCCGGACTGGAAGCCGCCGCCAAAGGCATGCACGATGACCGGCCGGCGGCCATTGTCCGCGGCAGGCGTATAGAGGTTGAGATTGAGGCAGTCCTCTTCGGTCTCGAACCCCTCCCCTTTCGGTGCCCAGGCCGGCATCGGGCGCCGTGCCTGTGGGGGCGCGAACCCGTAGCGCGTTGCGTCGACCAGACCTTGGTGTTCAACCGGCTCGGGTGGCTTGAACCGCCTTTGCCCGACCGGAGCCTCGGCATAACGGATGCCCAGGAAGCGATCACCCCTGGCATCCCTCAAGCCACGATAGGTCGCCTCTCGACTACGGATTTCGATGGGGTTGGCGTCGGTCATGCCGCTTGGGCCTTGTCCAACAGGTGGCAAGCTGCCTTCTGGCCTCCGCCGATGTCGCGCCTCGCTGGCTTCTCAGCGGCGCAGCGGTCGAAAGCATGCGGGCAGCGCGTGCGAAAGGCGCAGCCGCTGGGCACGGCATGGGCGCTGGGAATTTCACCCTTGAGCCGTGCCCTTTGGCCGCTTCCCTTGCCGGGGGCTGAGGCAAGGAGCGCCTGCGTATAGGGATGGGCCGGGGCGCCATAGATGCGGTCACGCGGCCCCTGCTCGACGATTTCGCCGAGATACATGACGCCGATTTCGTCGCACATGAACTGCACCACGCGTAGGTCATGGGAGATGAACAGCATGGTGGTGCCATGCCGGTCCTGCAGGTCGCGCATCAGATTGAGCACCTGCGCCTGAACCGAAACATCCAGCGCACTCACCGGTTCGTCGGCCACGATCATTTCGGGATTGGTTGCCAGCGCCCGGGCAATGGCGATGCGCTGGCGCTGGCCACCTGAAAATTCATGCGGATAGCGATCGAGCGCGGCGCGCGGCAGGCTGACTTCGGCGAGGAGGCGCTCGGCCGTGCGCAATTGCTCGTCCGGCGTA
It contains:
- a CDS encoding GGDEF domain-containing protein, whose amino-acid sequence is MTAKSNPATPDDVERLLSGRTRDIRLSPALMRAFRDRSFKQTSKIIRAWMVWVLVLDVLAILSSLLLLPREATLAMLGPALLIPPAASLVFLVWSRRRANGVLDAALVAGMFVILLAVALMGHLAGGEFQERYLSIMLFVAVTAVIIFNVPQWVTHVIAGMGLTLYLLFQLAHSDIGIASAFSAFLFFASGVTSTVVARRTMSILAHRTFLLELRDARRVAELASTNAKLERLSRTDPLTGLSNRRHTGAVLAELFGPDRAGRPPVALLMCDLDCFKALNDRLGHLEGDRALAQVAQIIAASVHPQRDHVSRFGGEEFLIVLTDVTADQACAIAEAIRSRVEAAGIANPGSSAGKMTTVSIGVASEADHPGCNATDLQQAADAALYLAKSQGRNRVARATPADRGLSFAS
- a CDS encoding ABC transporter ATP-binding protein is translated as MTDNPMLSVTGLSKSFRAVKAVRDVSFSIPRGKTFGLVGESGSGKSTTARLVLRLVEPTAGSISFRGRDLAGLSARDLRAERRHMQMIFQDPFGSLNPRMSVRETLVEPQLVHSVGTPDEQLRTAERLLAEVSLPRAALDRYPHEFSGGQRQRIAIARALATNPEMIVADEPVSALDVSVQAQVLNLMRDLQDRHGTTMLFISHDLRVVQFMCDEIGVMYLGEIVEQGPRDRIYGAPAHPYTQALLASAPGKGSGQRARLKGEIPSAHAVPSGCAFRTRCPHAFDRCAAEKPARRDIGGGQKAACHLLDKAQAA
- a CDS encoding carboxylesterase/lipase family protein; protein product: MTDANPIEIRSREATYRGLRDARGDRFLGIRYAEAPVGQRRFKPPEPVEHQGLVDATRYGFAPPQARRPMPAWAPKGEGFETEEDCLNLNLYTPAADNGRRPVIVHAFGGGFQSGAAQGGWLDEPGFARRGDVVLVRPNMRVGALGFLHLADAFGAEYAAANRGMLDFIAALRWVRENIAAFGGDPDNVTLVGMSSGAFTISALFGVDGVADLYRRVWLMSGPASRIIDRDTAAALTRDFLDQTGVRPGDSGALEMLPVETILKVQEQVLATHLGERNAPGGRTFGIVLDGASLQRHPLEGLASGRFHDHAIVTGWTRDEARMWYAFGMMPTVRDRQALLSSIARFHPMDAEQQLAALEQELPGLIYTRYEEAFLSRAIYRDPAIRTLETHRTAGGRGFAYEFAWVPTFENGRLGAAHGFDEPFVFGDLERVPLAQGDEVAVRLARELSAALLTYARSGNPLLPGYEPGVAVVSFGGI